A single genomic interval of Spinacia oleracea cultivar Varoflay chromosome 6, BTI_SOV_V1, whole genome shotgun sequence harbors:
- the LOC110786450 gene encoding protein SPA1-RELATED 2, with the protein MYLGNMDEGDAEDVATVSQAEDIRAQGKESENLMERCNVLEPRDRVILREGETRRSSIQKFVDLLGGNGVSSDVNVVEMSRDPCTSFPENREVSVQELTMGDYNTGFSTMNEGEMMDTILNEWQHGNHPSEAETSHEHSIHKEKDSPRQDFNLNANVNPDESTQDDSDAVLRHALSSGTMRMKILSRSSDCPEYFVKSTLKGKGVVRRGPVSGQNPVKAIATPTAASNPPVDNIGPKSLLPSNGRGSVNGGVNFREWMRSRQNKLHKVDSLHVFKQILDLVYSFHSDGKVLVDLRPSCFQLLPSRKIEYVGRTCAPGEMQGSVTRKDVLKSQVLKRPLEQGNYLGAKHQKSIDNVNLFKMKSQFQLGYGPKPITNKIDDNVAGPGNSKTPRRLLLPPSEQHAFSVNEQQEENWYRSPEERFGKGCTSSSNIYSLGIFFFELLSSFDSVKVQATVMSDLGHRILPPNFLSENPKEAGFCLWLLHPEPSLRPTVRNILQSEVVSEVALCGDEKLSSVQHDEGESDLLLHFLSSVKEQKQKHALKLVEDLGCIDSDIKELEKRHRLKKSVTVACSGEEFLNARERGFLHNGDGHSTPVSNGEDSRFLKNVSQLESAYFSARSQIHVSVNDSVVRADKDILESRENWFSDQHDEEKQKPLDDRGTFFNGLCKYARYSKLKLCGTIRNRDIMTNSTNVVCSLSFDRDEDYFAAAGVSKKIKIYDFQAVYDNCVDIHYPVTEMSNKSKLSCVCWNNYIKNYLASTDYDGIVKLWDASTGQEFSRHTEHEKRAWSVDFSLLDPMKLATGSDDCSVKLWSINERNSLHTIRNIANVCCVQFSPHSSHLLAFGSADYKIYCYDLRKANAPWSVLAGHEKAVSYVKFIDSATLVSASTDNTLKLWDLSKSSSVGLSNSACSLTLGGHKNEKNFVGLSVGDGYIACGSETNEVYTYYNSLPMPITSHKFGSIDPISGKETDDSNGQFVSSVCWKGESNVIVAANSSGCIKVLEMV; encoded by the exons ATGTATTTGGGCAATATGGATGAAGGGGATGCGGAGGATGTGGCTACGGTTAGTCAAGCAGAAGATATTCGAGCGCAAGGTAAAGAAAGTGAAAATTTGATGGAGAGATGCAATGTATTGGAACCGCGGGATAGGGTTATACTCAGGGAAGGGGAAACTCGAAGGAGCTCAATCCAGAAATTTGTGGATTTGTTAGGGGGAAATGGGGTCAGTAGTGATGTAAATGTTGTGGAAATGTCTCGAGATCCATGCACAAGTTTTCCTGAAAATAGGGAGGTCAGTGTTCAGGAGTTAACCATGGGAGATTACAATACTGGTTTTAGTACAATGAATGAGGGTGAGATGATGGATACAATTCTAAATGAGTGGCAGCACGGGAATCACCCCTCTGAAGCCGAAACTTCACATGAGCATTCAATTCACAAGGAGAAGGACTCACCTAGGCAAGATTTCAATCTTAATGCCAATGTGAACCCTGATGAGTCAACTCAGGATGATAGTGATGCAGTTTTGCGGCATGCCCTTTCATCTGGGACCATGAGAATGAAGATTTTATCAAGATCTTCTGATTGTCCTGAATACTTTGTAAAGAGTACACTAAAGGGTAAGGGGGTCGTACGCAGAGGCCCAGTTTCGGGCCAGAACCCTGTGAAAGCTATTGCTACCCCTACAGCAGCCTCCAATCCACCGGTAGATAATATTGGACCGAAATCTCTTCTTCCATCTAATGGTCGTGGATCAGTGAATGGGGGAGTTAATTTTAGGGAGTGGATGAGATCAAGGCAGAATAAACTGCATAAAGTTGATAGTCTGCATGTTTTTAAGCAGATATTGGATCTGGTGTATTCTTTTCATTCAGATGGAAAGGTCTTGGTTGACTTACGGCCATCTTGTTTCCAGCTGTTGCCATCCAGAAAGATCGAGTATGTTGGGCGCACATGTGCACCGGGGGAAATGCAGGGAAGTGTTACGCGTAAGGATGTTCTGAAGTCACAGGTTCTTAAAAGACCATTAGAGCAGGGTAATTATTTGGGTGCGAAGCACCAGAAATCCATAGATAATGTGAACCTTTTCAAGATGAAGTCACAGTTTCAATTAGGATATGGTCCTAAACCAATAACAAACAAAATTGATGACAATGTTGCTGGTCCCGGAAATTCTAAGACCCCAAGGAGACTACTTTTGCCACCCTCAGAGCAGCATGCATTTTCTGTAAATGAACAGCAAGAAGAGAATTGGTATAGAAGTCCCGAGGAGCGCTTTGGCAAGGGTTGCACATCTTCATCAAACATCTACAGTCTCGGGATCTTCTTTTTCGAG TTACTTAGCAGTTTTGACTCCGTGAAAGTGCAAGCTACAGTGATGTCGGATCTGGGTCATAGAATTCTTCCGCCCAACTTTTTATCAGAAAACCCAAAGGAAGCTGGGTTTTGTTTGTGGCTACTTCATCCGGAACCTTCACTTCGGCCCACAGTCAG AAATATATTACAATCAGAAGTCGTCAGTGAAGTCGCGTTGTGTGGGGATGAAAAATTGTCATCTGTTCAGCATGATGAAGGTGAATCTGATCTGTTATTGCACTTTCTTTCGTCAGTGAAAGAACAGAAGCAAAAGCATGCCTTGAAATTGGTTGAAGATCTTGGGTGCATAGATTCTGATATCAAAGAATTGGAGAAGAGACACCGGCTGAAGAAATCTGTAACTGTAGCTTGCTCAGGGGAGGAATTTCTCAATGCAAGAGAGAGAGGTTTCCTACACAATGGAGATGGGCATTCTACCCCTGTCTCTAATGGAGAAGACTCAAGGTTCTTGAAGAATGTTTCTCAGCTTGAAAGTGCTTACTTTTCCGCACGATCCCAAATCCATGTTTCTGTAAATGATTCTGTAGTTCGTGCAGACAAGGATATTCTTGAAAGTCGTGAGAATTGGTTTTCAGATCAACATGATGAAGAAAAACAGAAACCCTTGGATGATCGAGGAACTTTCTTTAATGGTCTATGCAAGTATGCTCGTTACAGCAAGCTCAAACTTTGTGGAACTATCAGAAATAGGGATATAATGACAAACTCTACTAATGTTGTTTGCTCACTGAGTTTTGACCGGGATGAGGACTACTTTGCTGCAGCCGGAGTatcaaagaaaataaagattTATGATTTTCAGGCGGTTTATGACAATTGTGTTGACATTCATTATCCAGTTACTGAGATGTCAAACAAATCAAAGCTCAGTTGTGTCTGCTGGAACAATTATATCAAAAATTATTTAGCTTCAACAGATTACGATGGTATTGTCAAG TTATGGGATGCAAGTACTGGTCAAGAGTTTTCTCGGCATACCGAACATGAGAAAAGAGCATGGTCTGTTGACTTTTCTTTGCTGGATCCTATGAAATTGGCTACTGGAAGTGATGACTGCTCTGTAAAATTGTGGAGCATCAATGAG AGAAATAGTTTGCATACAATCCGGAACATTGCAAATGTGTGCTGTGTTCAATTTTCTCCGCACTCATCCCATCTGCTGGCCTTTGGGTCTGCTGATTACAAGATATATTGTTACGATCTCCGCAAAGCTAATGCTCCATGGTCTGTATTGGCTGGTCATGAGAAAGCTGTCAGTTATGTGAAGTTTATTGACTCGGCAACCCTTGTGTCTGCATCTACGGATAACACATTGAAGCTTTGGGACCTTAGCAAATCTAGTTCTGTTGGTTTGTCCAACAGTGCTTGCAGCTTAACCCTCGGTGGCCATAAGAATGAGAAG AATTTCGTGGGCTTGTCTGTTGGTGATGGGTACATAGCTTGTGGTTCAGAAACCAATGAG gTTTATACTTATTATAATTCTCTTCCTATGCCAATTACCTCTCACAAGTTTGGCTCAATCGATCCAATATCTGGAAAAGAGACTGATGATAGCAACGGGCAGTTTGTTTCTAGTGTGTGCTGGAAAGGGGAATCTAACGTGATTGTTGCTGCCAACTCCAGTGGGTGCATAAAAGTATTAGAGATGGTTTGA
- the LOC110786451 gene encoding serine/threonine/tyrosine-protein kinase HT1 encodes MENSSCFPTSISCLNLWRRRRKSLAIRSMAKAPRRNWDLDTESTERRRFDSLESWSMILDSENVEALETSNQGDKEEWTADLSQLFIGNKFASGAHSRIYRGIYKQRAVAVKMVRIPTHKDEARTKLEQQFTSEVALLSGLYHPNIVQFIAACKKPPVYCIITEYMSQGTLRMYLNKKEPYSLSTETILRLALDISRGMEYLHSQGVIHRDLKSNNLLLNDEMRVKVADFGTSCLETQCQETKGNMGTYRWMAPEMIKEKPYARKVDVYSFGIVLWELTTALLPFQGMTPVQAAFAVAEKNARPPLPASCQPALAHLIKRCWAANPNKRPDFSYIVSALEEYDECVKEGLPLISRRRLVSRNADALAHRLKACISFNSPSSSSIPVNAS; translated from the exons ATGGAAAACTCATCATGTTTCCCTACATCAATCAGCTGTTTAAACCtctggagaagaagaagaaaatcacTAGCAATTCGATCCATGGCGAAAGCACCAAGAAGAAACTGGGATTTGGACACAGAAAGCACAGAAAGAAGGCGATTCGACAGCTTGGAATCGTGGTCAATGATACTGGATTCAGAGAATGTTGAAGCATTAGAAACATCAAATCAAGGTGATAAAGAAGAATGGACAGCTGATCTTTCACAACTGTTTATAGGAAATAAGTTTGCATCAGGAGCTCATAGTAGGATTTATAGAGGGATTTATAAACAAAGAGCTGTTGCTGTTAAAATGGTTAGAATTCCAACACATAAAGATGAAGCAAGAACTAAGCTTGAACAACAGTTTACTTCTGAAGTTGCCTTGCTTTCTGGCCTTTATCACCCCAATATTGTCCAG TTTATTGCAGCCTGCAAGAAACCACCAGTATACTGCATAATAACAGAATACATGTCACAAGGAACACTGAGAATGTACCTAAACAAAAAGGAACCTTACTCCCTCTCAACAGAAACAATACTACGTTTAGCCCTCGACATTTCTCGAGGAATGGAGTACCTTCATTCACAAGGTGTTATCCACAGAGACTTGAAGTCTAACAACCTGTTACTCAACGACGAAATGAGGGTGAAAGTTGCTGATTTTGGTACGTCGTGTTTGGAAACACAATGTCAAGAAACAAAAGGAAATATGGGAACTTATCGTTGGATGGCTCCGGAAATGATTAAGGAGAAACCTTATGCAAGGAAGGTTGATGTGTATAGTTTTGGTATTGTTCTTTGGGAACTTACTACTGCTTTGCTTCCCTTTCAGGGTATGACCCCTGTTCAAGCTGCCTTTGCTGTTGCTGAGAAG AATGCTCGGCCACCCTTACCAGCAAGTTGTCAACCAGCATTAGCACATCTAATAAAGAGATGTTGGGCAGCAAACCCAAACAAAAGGCCAGATTTTAGTTACATTGTTTCTGCTCTTGAAGAATATGATGAATGTGTCAAGGAAGGACTCCCACTTATATCGCGCCGCCGATTGGTTAGCCGTAATGCGGATGCATTAGCTCATCGATTAAAAGCCTGCATTTCCTTCAATtctccctcttcttcttctataCCTGTAAATGCATCATGA